In Tenrec ecaudatus isolate mTenEca1 chromosome 4, mTenEca1.hap1, whole genome shotgun sequence, a single window of DNA contains:
- the CREBZF gene encoding CREB/ATF bZIP transcription factor isoform X1 — MRHSLTKLLAASGSDSPARSESPAPAAACSRPPDLARAAAEEQRAEAGSPGGRQPHGDEGELEAGRGSRGGGGGVAVRAPSPEEMEEDEAIAGVPGEESEDMDFLSGLELADLLDPRQPDWHLEPGLSSPGPLSSSGGGSESGGLWRGDEDDEAAAAEMQRFSDLLQRLLNGIGGGGSDGGGGEKRRRKSPGGGGAGGGGSGGNDNHQAATKSPRKAAAAAARLNRLKKKEYVMGLESRVRGLAAENQELRAENRELGKRVQALQEESRYLRAVLANETGLARLLSRLSGVGLRLTTSLFRDSPAGDHDYALPVGKQQQQQQPPDLLEEDDAAGGVCLHVDKDKVSVEFCSACARKASSSLKIFFFR; from the exons ATGAGGCATAGCCTGACCAAGCTGCTGGCGGCCTCGGGCAGTGACTCTCCGGCCCGCAGCGAGAGCCCGGCGCCGGCCGCTGCCTGCTCGCGCCCTCCCGACCTGGCCCGGGCGGCCGCGGAGGAGCAGAGGGCGGAGGCCGGCTCTCCCGGCGGCAGGCAGCCGCACGGCGACGAGGGCGAGCTGGAGGCCGGGAGGGGgagccgcggcggcggcggcggcgtggCCGTGCGTGCGCCTTCGCccgaggagatggaggaggacgagGCGATCGCCGGCGTCCCGGGGGAAGAGTCGGAGGACATGGACTTTCTGTCCGGGCTGGAACTGGCCGACCTGCTGGACCCCCGGCAGCCGGACTGGCACCTGGAGCCCGGGCTGAGCTCACCCGGGCCCCTCTCGTCGTCCGGCGGCGGCTCGGAGAGCGGTGGCCTGTGGCGAGGGGACGAGGACGACGAGGCCGCCGCCGCCGAGATGCAGCGCTTTTCCGACCTGCTACAGAGGCTGTTGAATGGgatcggcggcggcggcagcgacggcggcggcggcgaaaAGAGGCGGAGGAAGTccccgggcggcggcggcgcgggcggcggcggcagcggcggcaacGACAACCACCAGGCGGCGACCAAGAGTCCGCGGAAGGCGGCGGCGGCCGCTGCCCGCCTCAATCGGCTGAAGAAGAAGGAGTACGTGATGGGGCTGGAGAGTCGCGTCCGCGGGCTGGCAGCCGAGAACCAGGAGCTGCGGGCCGAGAACCGGGAGCTGGGCAAGCGCGTGCAAGCGCTGCAGGAGGAGAGTCGCTACCTGCGGGCCGTGCTCGCCAACGAGACGGGCCTGGCTCGCCTGCTGAGCCGGCTGAGCGGCGTGGGACTGCGGCTGACCACCTCTCTCTTCCGAGACTCGCCCGCCGGCGACCATGACTACGCCCTGCCGGTgggcaagcagcagcagcagcagcagccgccgGACCTGCTGGAAGAGGACGACGCGGCGGGaggagtgtgtctccatgtggacaAGGATAAGGTGTCGGTGGAGTTCTGCTCGGCGTGCGCCCGGAAGGCGTCGTCTTCTCTTAAAAT TTTCTTTTTTAGGTGA
- the CREBZF gene encoding CREB/ATF bZIP transcription factor isoform X2, whose protein sequence is MRHSLTKLLAASGSDSPARSESPAPAAACSRPPDLARAAAEEQRAEAGSPGGRQPHGDEGELEAGRGSRGGGGGVAVRAPSPEEMEEDEAIAGVPGEESEDMDFLSGLELADLLDPRQPDWHLEPGLSSPGPLSSSGGGSESGGLWRGDEDDEAAAAEMQRFSDLLQRLLNGIGGGGSDGGGGEKRRRKSPGGGGAGGGGSGGNDNHQAATKSPRKAAAAAARLNRLKKKEYVMGLESRVRGLAAENQELRAENRELGKRVQALQEESRYLRAVLANETGLARLLSRLSGVGLRLTTSLFRDSPAGDHDYALPVGKQQQQQQPPDLLEEDDAAGGVCLHVDKDKVSVEFCSACARKASSSLKM, encoded by the coding sequence ATGAGGCATAGCCTGACCAAGCTGCTGGCGGCCTCGGGCAGTGACTCTCCGGCCCGCAGCGAGAGCCCGGCGCCGGCCGCTGCCTGCTCGCGCCCTCCCGACCTGGCCCGGGCGGCCGCGGAGGAGCAGAGGGCGGAGGCCGGCTCTCCCGGCGGCAGGCAGCCGCACGGCGACGAGGGCGAGCTGGAGGCCGGGAGGGGgagccgcggcggcggcggcggcgtggCCGTGCGTGCGCCTTCGCccgaggagatggaggaggacgagGCGATCGCCGGCGTCCCGGGGGAAGAGTCGGAGGACATGGACTTTCTGTCCGGGCTGGAACTGGCCGACCTGCTGGACCCCCGGCAGCCGGACTGGCACCTGGAGCCCGGGCTGAGCTCACCCGGGCCCCTCTCGTCGTCCGGCGGCGGCTCGGAGAGCGGTGGCCTGTGGCGAGGGGACGAGGACGACGAGGCCGCCGCCGCCGAGATGCAGCGCTTTTCCGACCTGCTACAGAGGCTGTTGAATGGgatcggcggcggcggcagcgacggcggcggcggcgaaaAGAGGCGGAGGAAGTccccgggcggcggcggcgcgggcggcggcggcagcggcggcaacGACAACCACCAGGCGGCGACCAAGAGTCCGCGGAAGGCGGCGGCGGCCGCTGCCCGCCTCAATCGGCTGAAGAAGAAGGAGTACGTGATGGGGCTGGAGAGTCGCGTCCGCGGGCTGGCAGCCGAGAACCAGGAGCTGCGGGCCGAGAACCGGGAGCTGGGCAAGCGCGTGCAAGCGCTGCAGGAGGAGAGTCGCTACCTGCGGGCCGTGCTCGCCAACGAGACGGGCCTGGCTCGCCTGCTGAGCCGGCTGAGCGGCGTGGGACTGCGGCTGACCACCTCTCTCTTCCGAGACTCGCCCGCCGGCGACCATGACTACGCCCTGCCGGTgggcaagcagcagcagcagcagcagccgccgGACCTGCTGGAAGAGGACGACGCGGCGGGaggagtgtgtctccatgtggacaAGGATAAGGTGTCGGTGGAGTTCTGCTCGGCGTGCGCCCGGAAGGCGTCGTCTTCTCTTAAAATGTAG
- the CCDC89 gene encoding coiled-coil domain-containing protein 89, translated as MDASLQAPEGRLDKEDDKLKSQAEEEEEEEFKELDGLKEALANLRGLTKEEKTEKAMLHSRLDEQSQLICILKRRADEALERCQVLELLNTELEDQRTEEAEKLKAQCELAQKLEERFMTLAANHELMIRFKDEHKQQNVKLKEENEKLRRENNTLFSQALQDQEAKVLQLTAHSEILTKELETLKQRCLLEATQAQAREKELLELQSQQACTHAREMKQVCSQLQDLKQQHQQAVEQMVKAEEAHSSLSQELQTRLQTLTREKEELLQLSMERGKVLQNKQAEIRQLEEKLETADMARRHALDRFEQEAVAVDSNLRVRELQRRVDGIQKAYDELRLQSEAFKKHSLDLLSKERELNAKLRHLFP; from the coding sequence ATGGACGCGTCCCTCCAGGCCCCTGAAGGACGCTTAGATAAAGAAGATGACAAACTGAAAAGTCaggctgaggaggaggaggaggaggagtttaAGGAACTGGATGGTCTAAAGGAAGCCTTGGCCAACCTCAGGGGACTGACCAAGGAAGAGAAGACGGAGAAGGCCATGCTTCACTCCCGCCTCGACGAGCAGTCCCAGCTCATCTGCATCCTGAAAAGGAGGGCCGATGAGGCCCTGGAGCGATGCCAGGTCCTGGAGCTGCTCAACACGGAGTTGGAGGACCAGAGGACGGAGGAAGCCGAGAAGCTCAAGGCCCAGTGCGAGCTGGCCCAGAAGCTGGAGGAGCGCTTTATGACTCTGGCCGCCAACCATGAGCTGATGATCCGGTTCAAGGATGAACATAAGCAGCAGAACGTCAAGCTCAAAGAGGAGAATGAGAAGCTGAGACGCGAGAACAACACCCTCTTCAGTCAGGCGCTACAGGACCAGGAGGCCAAAGTGTTGCAACTCACCGCCCACAGTGAGATCCTCACCAAGGAGCTGGAGACGCTGAAACAGAGGTGTCTTCTGGAGGCCACCCAGGCGCAGGCCCGCGAGAAAGAGCTGCTGGAGCTACAGAGCCAGCAGGCCTGCACCCATGCGAGAGAGATGAAGCAGGTGTGCAGCCAGCTGCAGGACCTTAAGCAGCAGCACCAGCAGGCCGTGGAGCAGATGGTCAAGGCCGAGGAGGCACACAGCAGCCTGAGCCAGGAGCTGCAAACCCGACTGCAGACCCTCACCCGCGAGAAAGAGGAGCTGCTGCAGTTGTCCATGGAGAGGGGCAAGGTGCTTCAGAACAAGCAGGCAGAGATCCGCCAGCTGGAGGAGAAGTTGGAGACAGCAGATATGGCCAGGAGGCATGCCCTAGATCGGTTTGAGCAAGAGGCGGTGGCTGTGGACAGCAACTTGAGGGTCCGAGAGCTTCAGCGCAGAGTGGATGGGATCCAGAAGGCCTATGATGAACTCAGGCTGCAGTCCGAAGCTTTTAAGAAGCACAGCCTGGATCTTCTAAGCAAGGAGAGAGAACTCAACGCCAAGCTTCGCCATCTCTTTCCATAA